The Halotia branconii CENA392 region GTATGACCTTGACCCTACTGCGGATGCTTGGGATAACAGTAGTAATGTATTGCTGTATTCTCGTTGGCAGTTGGATAATTCGCGGTTGATGTGGGAACAACTTAATAAACGTTTCCCAGTAGCAGGGGAAAGTTATAGCGATTTGAGCGATCGCTTTAGCACGGTCTTAAATAGCTATTTTCAGCAAATATACTATACAAGTAAGTATATTGGTGGACAAAGCTTTCACCGAGTTAAGCCTAGCGAAGCATCATCAAGCAAAGCACAACAGCAGCGATTACCCTTTGAAGCAGTTCCCGTAGAAGAACAACGGCAAGCATTAGAGACACTGCAAAAGTATATGTTTGCAGAGGGTGCATTAAACTTCTCGCCAGAACTACTGAATAAATTAGCACCTTCACGTTGGCGACATTGGGGTACTAGTCCACAGGTTGGTCGGTTAGATTATCCCATTTCTGAATTGATATTATTCATGCAAAGTTCAGTTTTGCGGGATTTACTCTCAGCCGATCGCCTCTTCCGCCTCAAAGATATCGAACTTAAAACTCAACAAGGTGAAGCACTCACACTACCAGAATTGTTTGATACTTTGCAAAGTGGAATCTGGACAGAGGTGCTAAAACCAAAAGGCGAACCGCTGAAAATTACCAGTATGCGACGGGGTTTGCAACGCGAATATTTAGACCTTTTGTCATCAATGGTGTTGCGGAAAAAGTATGTACCCGAAGATGCCCGGACTTTAGCGTGGTATAAACTAGGACAATTAGACGATAAACTCAAGCAGGTTAACTCCAGTGATGAGTATACTAAAGCACACATTTTAGAAACACGCGATCGCATTGATAAAATCTTAAATGCTCCATTACGAGGGAATTAATTATTAATTTGTAATTCGCAATTAAGAGGGTACAGAGCTAAAAAGTGCTGTGAAATTTTGGTGCTATGTTTACCTCTGATTAAATTCTGCTTAAACTTGGGATTTTAAGTTTAGCTGACCGCAAGTATTGAGGAAATTTCACTTTGCAGTCAAGAGTATGGCCTATTTCCCTCTAAAAGCGATCGCAGAAATTTATCTTGAGGAAAGTTAACATGAAACTAGTTCCCAAATTAACACTAGTTGTTACTAGTTTGTCTTTGAGTTTTAATGTTGTTAGCCAACAAGCAGCTGATGCTGCAATTATTAATTATGATTTCACTGTAAATAGTTCTTTAGTGAATGGTAGCGGTTCTTTCAGCTTTGATGACTTGACTTTCAATAATGAAGCCATTCCCACAGCACCAGTTCAGCAACTAAATTTTGCGTTCAACAATGATCCTCAAACTGTTTATACAGAGAAGGATGATATTGACTATCCAATTTCACTAGGGCCTGTTGTATTTGCCAATGTGGTAGGTAATTCATCTATCGGCTTATCATATTTATTTAACAACAAATCTGATGCTTCCATAAGTTACGAAATTGCCGGATATGATTTTATTGTCGGCAATCAAACCTTCAGCGATGCAGTCTCCTATACCTCTGTCCCTGAACCTACAACCTGGATTGGTCTTTTCAGTGTTTGCAGTATTGCTTGGCTGATGTCAAAAAAAGTTAAATCAGCAAAAAATAATCAAGCTTAACCTTTACTAATAAATGTACAAAAATTTTACCCAAATCTGGGAATTGGGTACATCACAAGATCCAATTAATTAGGATCTTTTTTTATATGATTTCAGGTGAACTGAGTTATTTTTTGATATTATCTGTTGAAGTTAAATATTAATTTATTGTCTTTTAATTTTAGCAATAGAATCAAGATTTAGGAGTAGTTGAAGCGCTGCGAAAGCCAGTCTATAAACTGGATTTATCTCCTTTCGCTGCTTCCCTCTTGACAAAAGTGCAATTAGCTTAATCTCTCACGAATGATCAATCCTCTACACTACAGTAGAGGACTTAATAATCAAAGGACAATTACTAGAGTGAATAGGCAACGCTCATTTTTCAATTTCTTAGTAGCTAGTGCGATCGCTGTGCTAATATTTGCGATCGCTGGCTGTTCCGGGAAAAGTCCAGTTAACCTTGGTGCTTCTACTACTGGGCCTAATGCTGCTATATTCGTATCTAAGTTGGCTCCTGTAATGGTATCATTATTGACTAATCCCGACCAGTTGCAGGCTTGGGAGCGTGAAGAAGAATTATCTAAACTCAAAACCAGTTTATTAACTAAGAGTGGTATAGATTACAAACAAGATATTCAACCTTGGTTAGGCAACGAAATTACACTGGCTGTCACCACTTTAGACATTGATCGTGACTTTGAAAACGGCAAGCAGCCAGGGTATTTGATGGCATTAGCAACCAATAAACCAGAAAAAAGTCGTGAGTTTGTAGAATTGTGGTTTTCCAAGCAGGTATTGGCTGGAGGCAATTTAGTTGTTGAACAATACAAAGGTGCAAAATTGCTCTATGACAATTCTCAACCACAGCAGGATTTACTTGTCGGTACAGTTGTAGATGGTTTTGTGTTGTTTGCCAATGATCCTAAAGTGCTGCGAGACGCAATCAATAATGTCCAGGTTCCCGATCTCAATTTAACCAGTTCACCTCAATACCAAAAAGCCACTCAAAAATTGCCTCAAGGATTGATAGCGGCGGCTTTTCTTAATCTCCCTATCATTGCTCAATGGCAAGAGTTAGAGCTACCAGAACCGACATATAATAGCGAGATTATTGCCTTGACTTTGAACCCCAAGGGTTTACTCGCAGAAACGAGTTTTCTGACTTCATCGGCAACTGTCACCCCATCCTCGCTACTCTCTAAACCTGTAGATGCACTGCAATATATCCCAACTAACGCAAGTTTGGTAATTGCTAGTTCTGATTTGAGCGATCTAGCTAACAGCAATTTAGCCAAACTTTGGACACAAATAAAAACAGCTATATCTGGTTCTAAAACAGATATAATTTCTAGAGTGGTACAACCCTTGGCAAAATTGCAAGAAAGCCGAAACATTAACTTGCAACAAGATATCTTCAGTTGGATAAAAGGAGAATACGCCCTAGCATTGTTACCTCGTGAAGGTCAAACAACTCCTGATTGGATGTTTGTAGTAGAAAAATTAGAAAATGTAGCAGAAGGGATTTCTCGTTTAGATGCGATCGCCTCATCTAGTGGACTCAGTAATAGTTCCCTTAATCTAAATCAGCAAAAAATCTCTGCTTGGATAGAGTTAACTGCTGCTACACAACAGACTGAACCTCAAGATCGACCAAAATATGCCGTGGAAGCAAAAGTCCAAGGAGTGCATACCACCCTAGGCAATTATGAAATTTTCGCCTCCAACTTGGAAACTTTGAATGAAGCGATCGCAATCAAAGAAAATTCCTTAATTAAAGATCGCAATTTCCAAAATAGTATCGCTGCTATTCCCCAACCAAATCAGGGTTACGTATATTTAGATTGGACAAAGAGTCAAGATTTATTAGAACGCCAGCTACCAATTCTCAAGCTAGTAGAAGTACTAGGGAAACCATTTTTTAACAATCTGCGATCGCTAACAGTCAGCAGTTACGGTAGTGAACCAGGAACTCTCAAAGGCGGTGTTTTTCTCGAACGCCATAAATAAGTAGGGTCTGCTGAATAGCTTTAAAAGTCTTGTCATGTAGGCTTTTGGGCTATTTTTTGAGAAAAAAGTGCAAGAGAATAAGGGTATAAGGCTTAAAAACCTTTTGCTTTTACCAATACCTAAATTTCGTATTTTAGCAGCAATTTTTATGGCAAAGTCTAAATCTCTTTTAAAAAACCGAATTACGAATTACGTAAAGCCTGCGGCATAGCTGCGCTTAGAGCGTAGCGGGGCGTAGCCCATTATCAATTACGAATTATTTAAAGAATATCCTGTAGTTTTCTGAATAAATTTTAAAATTTTGTGATATGAATCTGGATTACTCACAGGGTTGATGATAATCGGAATCGTCCCATCAGGCAACCAAAAAGTTATCCTACCATTAGATTCTTGACAAAAAGAACTAATGCAAGTGAGATTAATTACATATTCATTTTTTTCATACAGAATTTTTACCCAGTAGGCATTCTCTATTTCCAATTCTGTAACGCATTCTAGATAGTCCAGCACCTTTTGATAATCTTCTATATTACTTTGGGGGTTAATCACAACAGGAATAGCACTATCAGGCAACCAAAAAGTTACCCTGCCATTCTTTTCATAACAAAAAGCATTCACACGGTCAAAGTTTACTACATATTCTTTCCTCTCGTAAAGGATTTTCACCCAGTACGCCACAACATCTCCTTAAGTCCAAAGTTTATGAAAGATAGGCACCCTGTATATCAAAAAATTTCTTAAGTCTCAAGTTAATGTTGCTGTCTGCCTCTACAGGCAACGGTTTTGTGTCAGAGTAAAACCCCCATTACAAAACGTAACTGTGAAGTACGAATCCGCAAACGCCATTACGAATTACAAATTAATTTAAGATACCTCCACGGGTGTTTGCAAGCCGGATGTTGAATGAGTTCTGCTAATCGCAGCTGCCATAAATCCTTTAAATAAAGGATGTGGGTTGCTGGGACGCGATTTAAACTCTGGATGAAATTGACAAGATATAAAGAAGGGATGTTGGGGATATTCCACAATTTCCACTAAGCGTCCGTCAGGAGAAGTCCCACTAATAAGATACCCAGAATCTAATAACATCTGGCGGTAATTATTGTTGAACTCGTACCGATGACGATGCCGTTCTTTAATTTCCTCTTGTTGATAAAGCTTGAAAGCGAGGCTGTTGCGAAGAATATTACAAGGATATACACCTAAACGCATTGTGCCGCCTAAATCAACCACATTTTGTTGATCTGGTAACAGGTTAATTACTGGATAGTTGGTAGAAGGGTCAAATTCAGAACTATTAGCATTGGCTAGTCCTGCTACGTTCCTAGCCCATTCAATTACGGAGCATTGCATTCCTAAGCATAAACCTAAGAAAGGAATTTGACGATCGCGGGCATATTTAATGGCGGCAATTTTGCCATCTACTCCCCGAATCCCAAAGCCTCCTGGGACAAGTACACCGTCTACACCCGCCAGATAAGTTTCGACTGCTTCAGTTTCTAAATCTTCGGAATTTATCCAACGGAGGCGTAAATCTCCATAAGTGGCAATTGCTGCATGGCGCAATGCTTCTACAACTGAGAGATAGGCATCACTTAAGCGTACATATTTACCAACAATGGCAATTTCCACAGTGTACTTGGGACTATATAACCGTTCCACCATCGTTTGCCAACGCGTTAGATTTGGTTGGCGCTGTTCCATCTGCAACAATTCCAGCGCTTGCTGTGCTAGTCCTTCCCGTTCTAAAATTAGCGGTACTTCATAGATACTGCTGGCATCTTGGGCAGTAATCACACATTTTTCCGCTACATCGCAAAATTCTGACAATTTATGTTTTAATCCTAGAGGGATCAGGCGATCGCTGCGACAAACTAAAATGTCTGGTTGAATGCCAATAGATCTCAGTTCTTTAACAGAATGCTGAGTTGGCTTGGTTTTCATCTCGCCAGCAGAGGCAATCCACGGTACTAATGTGACATGCATATACAGCACATTTTGCCGTCCCACCTCCTTACGTAACTGGCGGATAGCTTCCATAAACGGCAGTGACTCAATATCTCCTACCGTGCCGCCAATTTCTGTGATTAATACCTCTGGTTGAGTATCTTTTGCAACTAGTAGTATCCGTTCTTTAATTTCGTTGGTGATGTGGGGAATAACCTGCACTGTGCCGCCATTGTAGTCACCGCGACGTTCTCTATTAATTACCGCTTGGTAAATTGAACCTGTGGTGACGCTGTTCAACCGCGACATGGAAGTATCGGTAAAACGTTCGTAATGTCCTAAATCTAAATCTGTTTCAGCACCATCTTTGGTAACAAACACCTCTCCATGCTGAAAGGGACTCATTGTACCTGGGTCAACGTTAATATAAGGGTCGAGTTTTAAAATCGACACCGAATAATCTCGTGATTTGAGTAAACGTCCCAGACTTGCTGCTACAATGCCCTTGCCGATACTGGAAACCACACCCCCAGTCACAAAGATAAACTTAGTCATATTTAGTTGGAATTTTTAGCAACTTCTCAAAACACATCTCGTCATTGTGCCACACTCAACTGTGGTGAAATTTTTTTGGGCTTTTGCCGTGAAAAAACTTTTAGGGTTAGTAATATCAGGCTATATAGTAGTTACCTCCTCCGTAGCATTGGCAGAATCATCTGTGTTAGTCGTTTTTCCTCAGACAAACTATCAGACAACTGCGGAAAAAATCTTCTTTCTTGGTAGTGCGCCACCGAATGGTCAGGTTTTCATTAATGGTAAGCCAATAACTCGTAGCCCTGCCGGTTATTTTTCCCCCAGCTTACCATTGCAGTTAGGAGAGAATCTCTTTACTGTACGTCACCAAAATCAAGAAATTCAAATTAAGGTGATTAGGCTGTCTACTCAGCCTGAGTTACCACAAGGGTTAGGCTTTGCTAAAGGTTCTTTAACTCCAGATACTGACATCGCCAGACTACCTGGGGAATTAATTTGTTTTAAAGCTATTGCACCCCCTAATGCCAGTGTATCTGTGAACCTGGCTAATCAAACTATTGCCCTTCTACCCCAACCTCAACAGGCGCAATTACCAAGTAATTCGGCAGCTCTCACCGGGCAGAATCGCCCTAATGCTCAGTCTTTTGCAGGCAAGTATGAGGGTTGCACTACAGGCCAACAACTCATTTCTCAAACCCTGATTTACGGTAATAACATCACCTCTGGTGCTGTTGTGGCAGATGCAACTAAAGAGGTAAATCTGGGAACACCTCAGTTTCGACTCACACTCAACGGTAAGACGACAACTCAACCTGGGGCTGGTAAAATTCAAATTCTCTCACCTGCACAGTTACCAGTTGTTGAAGTTGTAGCAGATGCAGGAGTAGCACGCACTGGCCCTAGTACCGATTATTCTCGACTTACCCCACTGCCTCAAGGAACTAGGGCAGCAATTACAGGCAAAGAAGGTGAATGGTTACGCCTAGATTACGGAGCCTGGATTAATAGTAAAGAGACTCGCGTTCTGACTGGTGCTGTTCCGCCACGCACAATTATTCGTAGTGTCGGATATCGTCAGCTTCCTCAAGCAACGGAGATCATTTTCCCTTTACAAGTTCCTGTACCTGTCAGCGTGCAACAAGGTGATAAAAATTTCACCCTCACACTTTATAACACTACTGCCCAAACAGACATTATTCGTCTTGATGATGACCCCTTAATTTCTCGATTAGATTGGCAGCAGGTGACTCCGGAACAGGTGCAATACACTTTTAACCTTAAAAAAGCTCAACAGTGGGGATATAAACTGAGATATGACGGTACAACCCTGGTTTTGACTTTGCGTCATTCACCCCCAATCGGGCGTAAAAGACAAAAGCCTTTATCTGGTATCAAAATTGTACTTGATCCAGGGCATGGTGGCAAAGAATCTGGGGCTAGTGGCCCAACTGGGTATTTAGAAAAAGATGTCAATTTGGCTGTATCGAAGTTGGTACGGGACAATTTGGTACAGTTAGGGGCAACGGTCGTGATGACCAGAGACACCGATAAAGATGTCTCTTTAGCAGAGCGTCAGGCAATTATCAATCAAGAAGAACCTGCGATCGCAATTTCGATTCATCATAATTCCTTACCTGACAATGGCGATGCGGAAAAAACTAAGGGATTTGCCGCTTTTTGGTATCATCCCCAAGCCCACAGCCTAGCGATGTTTCTACATAATTATGTAGTCAAAAAATTAGGTAAACCTTCCTATGGCGTGTTTTGGGATAACCTAGCGCTAACACGTCCTAATGCTGCACCATCGGTATTGCTGGAGTTGGGCTTTATGAGCAACCCTAATGAATTTGAGCAGGTAATCAACCCATTAGAACAAAAAAAGATGGCAAAGGCGATCGCTCAAGGAATTACTGAATGGTTTGGCAGTGTACGGTAAAATTTATAAATATATTTTGCCAAAATATCTGTAATTATAATGAACCGCAGGCTGCTGATTCCTTTGCTGTTGAGCTTTGGCTTGACGATATTTCTAGCAGTACATTTCATTATCGATCTTAACCAAGTGCATCGCTTGACGATCGCCGCGGGATCGAAACAAGGGGAAAGTTATATTTTAAGTCAGGCGATCGCCCAAGTGATCGCCAAACACGAGCCGAAGATTCAAATCCAACTTCTAGAAACTAAAGGTACTGAAGAAAATATCCAATTATTAGAAGACAACAAAGCACAACTAGCTACCGCACAAGCTGATATTCCCACACTTCCCTCAGCTCGATTAATTTGCAATTTATACTCAGACGCATTTCAGCTAATTGTGACTGATAAATCTGGTATCAAGCAAGTTGCAGATTTTAAGGGTAAACGTATTGCTTTACCACCACAAGGAGGTGGTCAATATCAATCATTTTGGTTGCTGGCTCAACATTATCGGCTGACATCAAGCGATTTTACATACAAACCAATGTCTGAGAAAGCAGCTGATACAGCCTTTCGCAACCAGCAAGTAGACGCAGTATTTCGCGTCCGTCCTCCAGGTAATTTATCCATCCAAGAACTTGTGCAAAACAGTGGTGGTAGGTTAGTACCAATTGACCAAGCTGCGGCGATGAAAATTACTCAGCCAGCTATTGAACCAGCATTTATACCTAAAGGAGCTTATCAGGGAAATCCTCCAATTCCAGCTACAGATTTACCTACTGTAACTGTACAGAGAACACTTTTAGCTTCCAAAGTAGTCGATGGGGATATTATCCGCCAAGTTACCTCTATTTTGTATGAGTATCGTCAAGAGTTGGCGAGGAAAATGTCTTTAGCAGCAAACATTAGTCCTCCGGAAACAGTCGGCGGGACTGGTTTACCACTCCATAGAGGTGCAACTGCTTATTATGATCGAGAAAAACCCAACTTTATTCAAGAAAATGCCGAGTACTTTGGATTAATATTAACGGTTGTACTACTCTTGGGGTCTTGGATTTGGCAGTTAAAAGGGCAAATTGAGAAGATTCAAAAAAATCGTGGTGATGACTACAATCACGATATTGTTCAACTTCTCAAACAAATTGAAACTTGTTCAGATATCAATACTTTAGAAAACATTCGCTCTGACTTGTTAGATAAATTTGAGAAAGTTGTCGAAGCTTTAGACAAAGATAGAATTACACCAGAATCGTTTCAGTCATTTACTTTCACTTGGGAAGCTGCAATGTCAGCCATGCGCGATCGCAAAATTTGGTTAGCAGCAAACACAATCTCTCACTCTCCATAGAAACCCGTTAAGCATTTAGTGTCAACTCAATTAAAAATTAAAGACAATTACAATTTTTAATCTTTAATTTTTAATTAAAACTGGTCAGTAAAACTAGACAAAGAGAAAACTATGAATACTGCGATCGCTTCGCCTAAAAATATAACCATACTTCAAGGCATTTACTAGGACACTTATCAGAATTTGGTACAGATTCACCAATGAGCTCAAAAAATATCTGGGGAAGTTTTGAAATAACTAATAAAAAATAGAGTCAGTTTTCATTGATCAATCAGAGTTTTTTTGATTCATCGCTTGCTGCACTTGCTCAAGCGACAAACCCAAAGCTTCTGCTACCTGTTCGGTAGTTAACCCTAACGTCAATAATCGGGGTATTGCTTCTGATAGAACTTCTTCCTTGATTTCTTCCTTAATTTCTTCTTTAATTTCTTTTTTGGCTTCTTCTCGGACTTCTTGATATGCTCTGGTTTGCTTTAAGTCACTTAATCCAAACATTGTTGCTATCTCCTGACGAGTCATTTGTGGTAATTTGTACCAAACTATTGTCTCTATCAATTCTATAATTTGCTTTTGGACAGTTTCATCAACAATTTCTTGCCTAGCTTTGTTGATTAATCGTCGTGCTTCTTCAGTTGCTCTATTTTTTGATTCTACAACTAATTTTACTACCCCTATCCCTAGCGAAAGGTCTGCGTCTTCTCCTAATTCATCTAAATAAATGCGTTGTACTTGCTGAGTCAATAGCAGACCGCGATAGTGTATATGCACTTCCGGGTCTATACTGCGTTGAGGATACAACACAACTGCACGCCAATCATTAGGTAATTCATATTGACGCAGGTAAAGAAATATTTCACTAAAAAAGCGGGAATAAAATCTCGAATCAGATTGAAACTGAACTTCTACAAAATATATTGGTTGGTTGGAAGAATGAATGGAAGGTAAAAATAAACCATCAATGCGAAAGGCAGTTTGCTTGATTTCAACTGATGTAAATTTATAAGCATCACCAGTTGTTGCAGATTCACCAATTAACTCAAAAAATATGCTGGGGAAGTTTTGAAATAACTGATAAAAAATAGAGTCAGTTTTCATGCCAACCGTGTAAAATCGGCATCGTAAACAACCCCCATGCTAAACCCGTAATCAACCCAAAAGGCGTTACTACGTAATTATTAAAACCCCATAAACCAAAAATTTGCGCTGCCAATTCCAAAGGATAAGCCATCATTAACACACTAGCTAACGCTGCACCATTCCAGCCATATTGACTTAACCAATAAAAACCCTTACCGCCAGTCACTCCATACAGTAAGCGAGTTATCAACAAACCCGTGACAGTGCCGTAGCAACGCATACATACAGCCATAATAAACGGGGGCGCTAAATCTAACCCCATATTGGGTTGCGGACATACATGATTACCCATGAAGTAAATGATGTCCGCAATACCCGGTAGCAAAGACACCCCAGACGCAGCCAAAAAAGGAGCAACAGGCGGGCCAAAAACCATCCCCACCAATAGAAAATCAGCAAACCAACTGACCCAATTAACCTGCAACCCTCTGTTGAAAGCGACTCTCGCCATTCTCTTCCCCTGCGCCCTCTGCGCCTCTGCGGTTCGTCTCTTAACCTACCTTACTCACATAAGGACTTGTCAACTTATCCAACTGCTGAATCAACAAACTAAGGAATAACCCCACATCAGTCACCACACCCACCGATTCTACAGAACCGCGATCGCTCAACTTAGTAACCACAGCTGGATTAATATCCACACATACCATTTTCACACCAGCAGGTGTCATATTTCCCACACCAATCGAGTGCAGCATTGATGAGAGCATCAAAAT contains the following coding sequences:
- a CDS encoding PEP-CTERM sorting domain-containing protein (PEP-CTERM proteins occur, often in large numbers, in the proteomes of bacteria that also encode an exosortase, a predicted intramembrane cysteine proteinase. The presence of a PEP-CTERM domain at a protein's C-terminus predicts cleavage within the sorting domain, followed by covalent anchoring to some some component of the (usually Gram-negative) cell surface. Many PEP-CTERM proteins exhibit an unusual sequence composition that includes large numbers of potential glycosylation sites. Expression of one such protein has been shown restore the ability of a bacterium to form floc, a type of biofilm.) — encoded protein: MKLVPKLTLVVTSLSLSFNVVSQQAADAAIINYDFTVNSSLVNGSGSFSFDDLTFNNEAIPTAPVQQLNFAFNNDPQTVYTEKDDIDYPISLGPVVFANVVGNSSIGLSYLFNNKSDASISYEIAGYDFIVGNQTFSDAVSYTSVPEPTTWIGLFSVCSIAWLMSKKVKSAKNNQA
- a CDS encoding DUF3352 domain-containing protein encodes the protein MNRQRSFFNFLVASAIAVLIFAIAGCSGKSPVNLGASTTGPNAAIFVSKLAPVMVSLLTNPDQLQAWEREEELSKLKTSLLTKSGIDYKQDIQPWLGNEITLAVTTLDIDRDFENGKQPGYLMALATNKPEKSREFVELWFSKQVLAGGNLVVEQYKGAKLLYDNSQPQQDLLVGTVVDGFVLFANDPKVLRDAINNVQVPDLNLTSSPQYQKATQKLPQGLIAAAFLNLPIIAQWQELELPEPTYNSEIIALTLNPKGLLAETSFLTSSATVTPSSLLSKPVDALQYIPTNASLVIASSDLSDLANSNLAKLWTQIKTAISGSKTDIISRVVQPLAKLQESRNINLQQDIFSWIKGEYALALLPREGQTTPDWMFVVEKLENVAEGISRLDAIASSSGLSNSSLNLNQQKISAWIELTAATQQTEPQDRPKYAVEAKVQGVHTTLGNYEIFASNLETLNEAIAIKENSLIKDRNFQNSIAAIPQPNQGYVYLDWTKSQDLLERQLPILKLVEVLGKPFFNNLRSLTVSSYGSEPGTLKGGVFLERHK
- a CDS encoding CTP synthase translates to MTKFIFVTGGVVSSIGKGIVAASLGRLLKSRDYSVSILKLDPYINVDPGTMSPFQHGEVFVTKDGAETDLDLGHYERFTDTSMSRLNSVTTGSIYQAVINRERRGDYNGGTVQVIPHITNEIKERILLVAKDTQPEVLITEIGGTVGDIESLPFMEAIRQLRKEVGRQNVLYMHVTLVPWIASAGEMKTKPTQHSVKELRSIGIQPDILVCRSDRLIPLGLKHKLSEFCDVAEKCVITAQDASSIYEVPLILEREGLAQQALELLQMEQRQPNLTRWQTMVERLYSPKYTVEIAIVGKYVRLSDAYLSVVEALRHAAIATYGDLRLRWINSEDLETEAVETYLAGVDGVLVPGGFGIRGVDGKIAAIKYARDRQIPFLGLCLGMQCSVIEWARNVAGLANANSSEFDPSTNYPVINLLPDQQNVVDLGGTMRLGVYPCNILRNSLAFKLYQQEEIKERHRHRYEFNNNYRQMLLDSGYLISGTSPDGRLVEIVEYPQHPFFISCQFHPEFKSRPSNPHPLFKGFMAAAISRTHSTSGLQTPVEVS
- a CDS encoding N-acetylmuramoyl-L-alanine amidase, translating into MKKLLGLVISGYIVVTSSVALAESSVLVVFPQTNYQTTAEKIFFLGSAPPNGQVFINGKPITRSPAGYFSPSLPLQLGENLFTVRHQNQEIQIKVIRLSTQPELPQGLGFAKGSLTPDTDIARLPGELICFKAIAPPNASVSVNLANQTIALLPQPQQAQLPSNSAALTGQNRPNAQSFAGKYEGCTTGQQLISQTLIYGNNITSGAVVADATKEVNLGTPQFRLTLNGKTTTQPGAGKIQILSPAQLPVVEVVADAGVARTGPSTDYSRLTPLPQGTRAAITGKEGEWLRLDYGAWINSKETRVLTGAVPPRTIIRSVGYRQLPQATEIIFPLQVPVPVSVQQGDKNFTLTLYNTTAQTDIIRLDDDPLISRLDWQQVTPEQVQYTFNLKKAQQWGYKLRYDGTTLVLTLRHSPPIGRKRQKPLSGIKIVLDPGHGGKESGASGPTGYLEKDVNLAVSKLVRDNLVQLGATVVMTRDTDKDVSLAERQAIINQEEPAIAISIHHNSLPDNGDAEKTKGFAAFWYHPQAHSLAMFLHNYVVKKLGKPSYGVFWDNLALTRPNAAPSVLLELGFMSNPNEFEQVINPLEQKKMAKAIAQGITEWFGSVR
- a CDS encoding TAXI family TRAP transporter solute-binding subunit, with amino-acid sequence MNRRLLIPLLLSFGLTIFLAVHFIIDLNQVHRLTIAAGSKQGESYILSQAIAQVIAKHEPKIQIQLLETKGTEENIQLLEDNKAQLATAQADIPTLPSARLICNLYSDAFQLIVTDKSGIKQVADFKGKRIALPPQGGGQYQSFWLLAQHYRLTSSDFTYKPMSEKAADTAFRNQQVDAVFRVRPPGNLSIQELVQNSGGRLVPIDQAAAMKITQPAIEPAFIPKGAYQGNPPIPATDLPTVTVQRTLLASKVVDGDIIRQVTSILYEYRQELARKMSLAANISPPETVGGTGLPLHRGATAYYDREKPNFIQENAEYFGLILTVVLLLGSWIWQLKGQIEKIQKNRGDDYNHDIVQLLKQIETCSDINTLENIRSDLLDKFEKVVEALDKDRITPESFQSFTFTWEAAMSAMRDRKIWLAANTISHSP
- a CDS encoding Rpn family recombination-promoting nuclease/putative transposase, which translates into the protein MKTDSIFYQLFQNFPSIFFELIGESATTGDAYKFTSVEIKQTAFRIDGLFLPSIHSSNQPIYFVEVQFQSDSRFYSRFFSEIFLYLRQYELPNDWRAVVLYPQRSIDPEVHIHYRGLLLTQQVQRIYLDELGEDADLSLGIGVVKLVVESKNRATEEARRLINKARQEIVDETVQKQIIELIETIVWYKLPQMTRQEIATMFGLSDLKQTRAYQEVREEAKKEIKEEIKEEIKEEVLSEAIPRLLTLGLTTEQVAEALGLSLEQVQQAMNQKNSD
- a CDS encoding DUF2085 domain-containing protein, which translates into the protein MARVAFNRGLQVNWVSWFADFLLVGMVFGPPVAPFLAASGVSLLPGIADIIYFMGNHVCPQPNMGLDLAPPFIMAVCMRCYGTVTGLLITRLLYGVTGGKGFYWLSQYGWNGAALASVLMMAYPLELAAQIFGLWGFNNYVVTPFGLITGLAWGLFTMPILHGWHEN